The sequence AGCGCGTCCTCCATCGTCCAGTTCAGCGCATCAGCTAGTCCTTGTAGCTCATCCAACATACTCGGAAGAAATTTAGAGAATAGTTGAATCGCTTCTTGTGCATTTATCGTAAAATGACGTTTTCTCTTTGCGGCCCATTGTTTTTCACGGTTAAATAAAATAAGAGAATCCTTTAACAACTCCCCTTGCATATAACCAAAATCATAGTGATTTCCTTTAAACTGAATGACATCGCTATAGACATGATTCATATATGTTATCCCCTCGTTAGATTATAGGATGGATCAACAGCACTTTACCATGCAAGTGAATAAAGGTTCAAACAAACAACCTTGGAACAAAGATATGTATCCTGATAAATGGCACCAGAATCCCAACAGTGTTCCCCCTTCATTGTATACTCGCAAAGTGCTGGTTGATTGTTTGACAGGTATCAAGGAGAGCAGCCGCAAGCTTCTCTTCATTGCCATAAAAACGAGTAGATGGAATTGGGATTGAGACAGCATGTAGATTTTCCATACTATCAAAAACAACTGCGCCTACCGCACAAATCCCTTGAATATGCTCTTCCCTTGCAAAAGCAATCCCACCTTCGCAGACTCCTTCTAATTCCTTTAATAGTTCATCACGACTCGTAATCGTTTGATCATTATACGGTTTTAGTTGCTCCGGTAACAGCCTCTCAATCTCAGCTACAGGCAATGATGCGAGTATAGCCTTTCCGTTTGCCGTACAATGTAATGGAAAAGATGCACCCGGTTGGGAAGTTGCCTGCAATGGATGCGGAGCAACAATTTGATCCACAAAAAGGACTTTTCCGTTATCTAATACTGAAAGGTCAACCGTTTCATTCACTACATTAGATAGATGGATTAAAAACGGTCTAATTTCTTCTCTTACATCATTATGGACAGCAGCGGCAAGCAGCGTAATCTCAGGTCCGAGACGAATACCACCGTTAGCAGAAGCAGCAACGACAAACCTTTCCTGCTCTAATGTAGTCACAATTCTTTGAACCGTCGATCTAGCTAGATCCAC comes from Sporosarcina sp. FSL K6-3457 and encodes:
- a CDS encoding IclR family transcriptional regulator, producing MMTNGKQDQHKTSNVQVISRAAKILRTLRDHPKGLSLSEIAKEVDLARSTVQRIVTTLEQERFVVAASANGGIRLGPEITLLAAAVHNDVREEIRPFLIHLSNVVNETVDLSVLDNGKVLFVDQIVAPHPLQATSQPGASFPLHCTANGKAILASLPVAEIERLLPEQLKPYNDQTITSRDELLKELEGVCEGGIAFAREEHIQGICAVGAVVFDSMENLHAVSIPIPSTRFYGNEEKLAAALLDTCQTINQHFASIQ